In Acidimicrobiales bacterium, a single genomic region encodes these proteins:
- a CDS encoding glycosyltransferase family 4 protein, with protein MTPEPSADDRTSVEKLGDDLDECIDRSGIRRVHVLAWRDLEDPEAGGSELHLQEVTSRWANAGLEVCIRTSEVAGQPATIMRDGVEVVRRAGRHQVFPRAVLAELLGRHGRRDALVEVWNGMPFLSPLWARGPRMVIQHHDHADMWPLALPPGPARLGSILEHRLAPRWYRSTPVVTLSASSRDGLIAGVGHRPDGVHVVEPGVHRRFSPAGRRDSEPLIVSVGRLTASKRVDVLIRAFAEARDQVAGLRLEVIGDGPEEEALRALAGDLGVYAATTFRGRVSNDELVAAYRRARLVASASISEGWGMTLTEAAACATPSVATDIAGHRDAVIDGRTGLLATTDDELAGLLVEALGSRWDQLSAGALTGATRFDWDRTASGAFRVLASTVPAQ; from the coding sequence ATGACCCCTGAACCGTCGGCAGACGACCGGACATCCGTTGAAAAGCTCGGGGACGACCTCGACGAATGCATCGACAGGTCGGGCATCCGACGTGTCCATGTCCTGGCTTGGCGCGACCTTGAAGACCCCGAAGCCGGTGGGTCCGAACTCCACCTTCAGGAAGTCACCAGCCGGTGGGCGAATGCTGGCCTGGAGGTCTGCATACGGACCTCTGAAGTGGCCGGCCAACCGGCCACGATCATGCGTGATGGCGTCGAGGTAGTGCGTCGGGCAGGACGCCACCAGGTCTTCCCGCGGGCAGTACTGGCCGAACTACTAGGTCGACATGGTCGACGGGATGCCCTTGTCGAGGTCTGGAACGGGATGCCCTTCCTCTCTCCCCTGTGGGCCCGCGGCCCACGTATGGTCATCCAGCACCACGACCACGCCGACATGTGGCCACTGGCTCTACCACCGGGTCCGGCACGGCTGGGATCGATTCTGGAGCATCGCCTTGCTCCACGGTGGTACCGGTCCACGCCGGTCGTAACTCTCTCGGCGTCATCACGCGACGGACTGATCGCCGGGGTCGGCCACCGGCCCGATGGCGTCCACGTGGTCGAACCCGGCGTGCACCGCCGGTTCTCTCCGGCTGGTCGGCGTGACTCCGAACCCCTAATCGTCTCGGTGGGCCGACTCACTGCATCAAAGCGAGTGGACGTTCTGATCCGGGCTTTTGCCGAGGCCAGGGACCAGGTGGCTGGACTTCGTCTGGAGGTCATTGGTGACGGTCCCGAGGAGGAGGCCCTTCGGGCCCTGGCTGGCGACCTCGGCGTGTACGCAGCCACGACCTTCCGTGGACGGGTCTCCAACGACGAGCTCGTAGCGGCCTATCGCCGGGCTCGACTCGTGGCCAGCGCGTCGATCAGCGAGGGCTGGGGCATGACCCTGACTGAGGCCGCTGCGTGTGCCACCCCGTCGGTTGCCACCGATATTGCCGGACACCGTGACGCCGTCATTGACGGACGCACCGGCCTGCTGGCCACCACCGACGATGAACTGGCCGGACTACTGGTGGAGGCTTTGGGATCGCGCTGGGACCAGCTTTCGGCGGGCGCCCTCACGGGGGCTACTCGATTTGACTGGGATCGCACGGCCTCAGGGGCGTTCCGGGTACTGGCCTCCACGGTGCCCGCCCAGTGA
- a CDS encoding MBOAT family protein, producing the protein MLFPTITFAVFLLLVLAVHTVLMERPRAWKASMLVASYIFYGWWDWRFLSLIWVSTLVDFVAGRAMHASDDPSRRRFWLWCSLATNLGMLGFFKYAGFFVDSFVDLLGSLGVQATAGPLGIILPVGISFYTFQTMSYSIDIYRRVLEPTNRLLDFALFVGFFPQLVAGPIVRARDFLAQLATDDRSPIDTGRATRLVLGGLFKKMVLADVLGSKLVDGVFADPGGATGLETLLGIYGYALQIYGDFSGYSDIAIGIALLLGFRFPVNFDQPYRALSLQDFWRRWHISLSSWLRDYLYIGLGGSRRGRSRTARNLMATMLLGGLWHGAGWTFVLWGAIHGVGLVAERSIPGLLGGAEPSRPGRVVRTLVTFHIVCIGWVFFRSVNVDRAMEVFGALGGSWTTAPEVGFGVVLLLLVGAATQLLPVGAADRWWDRAARLPVVLQATGFTCAILAFDLLGPEGVKPFLYFAF; encoded by the coding sequence ATGCTGTTCCCGACGATCACCTTCGCCGTGTTCCTACTCCTAGTGCTTGCCGTCCACACGGTGCTCATGGAACGGCCCAGGGCATGGAAGGCCTCCATGCTTGTGGCCAGCTACATCTTCTACGGCTGGTGGGATTGGAGGTTCCTGTCGCTCATCTGGGTCTCCACGCTGGTCGACTTCGTGGCGGGACGTGCGATGCACGCTTCGGACGACCCGAGTCGACGGCGGTTTTGGTTGTGGTGCAGCCTGGCCACCAACCTTGGGATGCTGGGCTTTTTCAAGTACGCCGGGTTCTTTGTCGATTCCTTCGTGGACCTGCTGGGGAGCCTGGGCGTCCAAGCCACGGCGGGACCGCTGGGGATCATCCTCCCAGTGGGTATCAGCTTCTACACGTTCCAGACCATGTCGTACTCAATCGACATCTACCGTCGGGTTCTTGAACCAACCAACCGGCTACTGGACTTCGCACTGTTTGTGGGCTTCTTCCCACAACTAGTCGCCGGACCTATCGTGCGGGCCCGGGACTTTCTGGCTCAGTTGGCCACGGACGACCGGTCACCTATCGACACCGGGCGGGCCACTCGACTGGTACTTGGCGGCCTGTTCAAGAAGATGGTCCTGGCCGACGTACTCGGATCCAAGCTGGTCGACGGAGTGTTCGCTGACCCTGGCGGGGCGACCGGCCTGGAAACGCTGCTTGGCATCTACGGCTACGCCTTGCAGATATACGGCGACTTCAGTGGGTATTCCGACATCGCCATCGGCATCGCCTTGCTGCTGGGTTTCCGGTTCCCGGTGAATTTCGACCAGCCGTACCGGGCTCTCAGCCTCCAGGACTTCTGGCGGCGGTGGCACATCAGTCTTTCGTCATGGCTCCGGGACTATTTGTACATCGGGTTGGGGGGAAGTCGACGTGGTCGGTCCCGCACGGCTCGGAACCTGATGGCCACCATGCTGTTGGGCGGCCTGTGGCACGGGGCCGGATGGACATTCGTCTTGTGGGGGGCCATCCACGGCGTGGGTCTGGTCGCTGAACGGTCGATTCCCGGCCTACTGGGAGGGGCCGAGCCGTCCCGGCCGGGTCGGGTCGTCAGGACTTTGGTGACGTTTCACATCGTTTGCATCGGTTGGGTGTTCTTCCGCTCCGTGAACGTGGACAGGGCCATGGAGGTGTTCGGAGCCCTCGGGGGCTCGTGGACGACGGCCCCCGAGGTCGGGTTCGGCGTGGTGCTGCTACTCCTGGTCGGTGCGGCCACTCAACTGCTTCCGGTTGGGGCCGCCGACCGCTGGTGGGATCGGGCGGCACGCCTACCCGTGGTTCTGCAGGCCACCGGCTTCACCTGTGCCATCCTCGCTTTCGACCTGTTGGGTCCCGAGGGCGTCAAACCCTTTCTGTATTTCGCCTTCTAG
- a CDS encoding PPOX class F420-dependent oxidoreductase, translated as MDTSPSIADIPATHVDLFDLPAIWHIATIGPNGEPQVSPVWATFDGTHVRFPHAEGRQKWRNLCADDRIALSATDPDNNERYLEVRGRVVGWERDGALSLLDAMAKKYRDEDEFPREHAVPLDKRCTAVVEPLHCTTMG; from the coding sequence ATGGACACCTCCCCCTCAATCGCCGATATCCCCGCTACACACGTCGACCTGTTCGACCTGCCAGCTATCTGGCATATCGCAACCATCGGCCCCAATGGCGAACCTCAGGTCTCACCGGTGTGGGCCACTTTCGACGGCACCCATGTCCGCTTCCCCCACGCTGAGGGCCGTCAGAAATGGCGCAATCTCTGCGCCGACGACCGCATTGCCTTGTCGGCCACCGATCCCGACAACAACGAGCGGTACCTTGAGGTCCGTGGTCGCGTAGTCGGGTGGGAACGCGACGGCGCCCTGAGCCTGCTGGACGCCATGGCGAAGAAGTACCGGGACGAGGACGAGTTCCCCCGCGAGCATGCCGTACCGCTGGATAAGCGGTGCACCGCAGTGGTCGAACCACTGCACTGCACAACTATGGGATGA
- a CDS encoding CaiB/BaiF CoA-transferase family protein, whose protein sequence is MSGPLDGFRILDLSQIVSGPFGTMLLSDQGADVIKVEPVVGQDVTRRQNFARGGLSAFYINGNRGKRSMSLDLSRDEGRRILLDLAAEVDVFIQNFRPGACDRLGVGYDDVRAVNPDIVYVSISGYGPDGPYSGRPVLDPVIQGLTGMVSHQVNPDIPFPDLVRNIVSDKATALTVAQACTAALLARERGSGGQHVVIPMLDATLAFFWNDGMVAHTMKGDGVSPGKTLAEVYRLTDCIDGKIIYFSASTAHIHGVCRAVGHPEWCDDPRYSLEGFVRDQQNLVDFGVMTAEAFASITMADALAGLLEADVPSGPILEKEEVLNHPQVVHNGAIATWEHPSAGTVRSARPGARFSETPIEMRLSASHKGADNREVLRSIGRTDVEIDGLLADGVIGEPDLF, encoded by the coding sequence CGGACCGTTCGGGACGATGCTCCTTTCCGACCAGGGAGCGGACGTGATCAAGGTTGAACCGGTGGTGGGCCAGGACGTGACCCGTCGACAGAACTTCGCCCGCGGCGGCCTCTCGGCCTTCTACATCAATGGCAACCGTGGCAAGCGCTCGATGTCGCTGGATCTAAGTCGAGACGAAGGTCGAAGGATCCTCCTAGACCTCGCTGCCGAGGTTGATGTCTTCATTCAAAACTTCCGACCGGGAGCGTGCGATCGACTGGGTGTCGGCTATGACGACGTCCGGGCAGTGAATCCCGACATCGTTTACGTGTCAATCAGTGGTTACGGTCCCGATGGGCCCTACTCGGGGCGACCGGTCCTTGATCCGGTTATCCAGGGTCTGACCGGAATGGTGTCCCACCAGGTGAACCCGGATATCCCGTTCCCCGATTTAGTCCGCAATATCGTGTCTGATAAGGCCACCGCTCTGACCGTGGCGCAGGCCTGCACCGCTGCTCTCCTGGCCAGAGAACGGGGTTCCGGTGGCCAACACGTGGTCATCCCAATGCTGGACGCCACACTTGCGTTCTTCTGGAACGACGGGATGGTGGCCCACACCATGAAGGGAGACGGCGTATCGCCGGGCAAGACGCTGGCCGAGGTCTACCGCTTGACTGACTGCATCGACGGAAAGATCATCTACTTCTCGGCCTCGACGGCGCACATCCATGGGGTGTGTCGGGCTGTCGGACATCCTGAATGGTGTGACGATCCCCGCTACAGCCTCGAGGGCTTCGTCCGTGACCAGCAGAACCTTGTCGACTTCGGTGTGATGACCGCCGAAGCGTTTGCATCCATCACCATGGCTGACGCTCTGGCCGGGCTATTGGAGGCGGATGTCCCGAGTGGTCCGATCCTCGAAAAGGAAGAGGTGTTGAACCATCCGCAGGTAGTGCACAACGGGGCGATCGCCACGTGGGAACATCCCTCCGCCGGCACGGTCCGGAGCGCCCGTCCGGGGGCCCGGTTCTCCGAAACGCCCATCGAGATGCGCCTGTCGGCATCCCATAAGGGGGCAGATAACCGTGAGGTTCTACGCAGCATCGGCCGGACCGATGTCGAGATCGACGGGTTGCTAGCCGATGGTGTGATCGGCGAACCGGACCTGTTCTAG
- a CDS encoding MFS transporter, whose amino-acid sequence MVAVGVSGPRSPTGFYGWRIVGLASLVGALTGPGQSIGVSVFREAMAFDLDASDTAVSTAYMVGTLGASTALPRLGRWIDEVGVRRAMTVIAVVFAAVLVHMSLIRHVAWLAVGFLGIRMMGQGALSLAARVSIVHWFERRRGFALGVSMTLTAAGMAVVPLGLSIGVNAWGWRSTWVAAACVILVSVIAIARFGMVDRPSDLGQVPDGRIADSNGGRDAGGPSPSRAEVLQSPAFWVLAAVASANSLLITGMVFHQTNVLGELDYSDARAAAMFLPQAIGAIAGGLAFGWASDRRGRFLLPAAIALLLTVSCLLGGTGTTTATVFAYSIGLGICTGGGAAINGALLPALFGIRNIGSVSGLLHVVSVVNSALGALAFSLGADLFGSYREALTVFAIWPAVLVVVAIVWRPRLPAPAISPHS is encoded by the coding sequence ATGGTCGCCGTCGGGGTATCGGGCCCCCGCTCCCCCACCGGATTTTACGGATGGCGGATAGTGGGCTTGGCCAGCCTCGTGGGAGCGCTGACCGGCCCTGGCCAGTCCATTGGTGTGTCGGTCTTCCGCGAGGCAATGGCGTTTGACCTTGACGCGTCAGACACCGCAGTGTCGACCGCCTACATGGTGGGCACCCTGGGGGCGTCGACGGCGCTTCCACGACTCGGGCGCTGGATCGACGAGGTGGGCGTCCGACGGGCTATGACGGTGATCGCCGTTGTGTTCGCCGCGGTCTTGGTCCATATGTCCCTGATCCGCCACGTGGCGTGGCTAGCCGTCGGGTTCTTGGGTATCCGGATGATGGGACAGGGTGCTCTTTCGCTGGCGGCGCGGGTTTCGATCGTGCACTGGTTCGAGCGACGCCGGGGATTTGCCCTGGGCGTCTCGATGACTTTGACGGCAGCTGGCATGGCGGTGGTCCCCCTTGGCCTGTCCATTGGTGTGAATGCCTGGGGATGGCGGTCGACCTGGGTCGCCGCCGCTTGCGTGATCCTCGTCAGTGTTATCGCCATTGCCCGGTTCGGAATGGTGGATCGGCCATCGGACCTCGGACAGGTCCCCGACGGCAGGATTGCAGACTCCAACGGCGGAAGGGACGCTGGCGGACCCTCGCCGTCAAGAGCCGAGGTGTTGCAGTCACCGGCATTTTGGGTACTGGCTGCTGTGGCGTCGGCCAACAGTCTCCTGATCACCGGGATGGTGTTCCATCAGACCAACGTGCTGGGTGAGCTGGACTACTCCGATGCCCGGGCGGCGGCCATGTTCCTTCCCCAAGCCATAGGAGCAATTGCCGGTGGCCTGGCCTTCGGTTGGGCCTCGGATCGCCGTGGTCGGTTCCTGCTTCCCGCGGCGATCGCCCTGTTGCTGACCGTGAGTTGCCTGTTAGGCGGGACGGGAACCACTACCGCCACAGTGTTCGCCTATTCGATCGGCCTGGGGATCTGCACAGGCGGTGGAGCGGCGATCAACGGCGCCCTCCTGCCGGCGCTGTTCGGCATCCGCAACATTGGTTCCGTGTCGGGATTACTGCACGTTGTCAGCGTGGTCAACTCCGCACTAGGGGCCCTGGCCTTCTCACTAGGAGCCGATCTATTTGGCAGCTACCGCGAGGCGCTCACCGTTTTCGCCATCTGGCCAGCGGTGTTGGTCGTGGTGGCCATCGTCTGGCGCCCCCGGCTGCCCGCCCCAGCTATTTCACCGCACAGCTGA